A stretch of Paenibacillus mucilaginosus 3016 DNA encodes these proteins:
- a CDS encoding DoxX-like family protein, whose product MKREPIYVEITMNTEMEKLWEHTQSPQLHQQWDLRFSEIRYLPKTEEGEPQRFLYRTRIGFGLSIAGEGETIGTTEKNGVKTSVLKFSSGQAVSLIREGAGFWRYVPEADGRIRFLTRYDYQTRFGAFGRLLDRFVFRPLMGWATAWSFDCLRLWLERGIPPHLSAARALTHAVCLAVLSFDWIYQGVVPKLIYPNSGELEILRSTGWFSGSELEVIRLMGAAEAGFGLLTLAAGSRYGHLVYWLHIILLTGLGLSAAGHPLTYVEPFNPVTLNLSMIAIAFIGLQQLGDLPSARRCVRRPERREEA is encoded by the coding sequence TTGAAAAGGGAACCGATCTATGTCGAGATCACAATGAACACGGAGATGGAGAAGCTGTGGGAGCATACCCAGTCACCCCAGCTGCATCAGCAGTGGGACCTGAGGTTCTCGGAGATCCGCTATCTGCCGAAGACGGAGGAGGGCGAACCGCAGCGCTTTCTGTACCGCACGCGGATCGGGTTCGGGCTGTCGATCGCAGGTGAAGGCGAAACGATAGGGACAACAGAAAAGAACGGGGTGAAGACCTCCGTGCTGAAGTTCTCCTCCGGCCAGGCGGTCTCGCTGATCCGGGAAGGGGCGGGATTCTGGAGGTACGTGCCGGAGGCGGATGGAAGGATCCGCTTCTTGACCCGCTATGATTATCAAACGCGCTTCGGGGCGTTCGGGAGGCTGCTGGACCGATTCGTGTTCCGGCCCTTGATGGGCTGGGCGACCGCCTGGAGCTTCGACTGCCTGAGATTGTGGCTCGAGAGAGGCATCCCTCCGCACCTGTCAGCGGCCAGGGCCCTGACCCACGCCGTCTGTCTTGCGGTGCTGTCGTTCGATTGGATCTACCAGGGGGTCGTGCCGAAGCTGATCTACCCGAATTCGGGAGAGCTGGAGATTCTGCGAAGCACGGGGTGGTTCTCCGGCAGCGAGCTGGAGGTCATCCGGCTGATGGGCGCGGCCGAGGCGGGATTCGGCCTGCTGACGCTTGCCGCCGGCAGCCGGTACGGCCACCTCGTCTACTGGCTCCATATCATCCTGCTGACCGGGCTCGGGTTGAGTGCCGCAGGCCATCCCCTCACCTATGTGGAGCCCTTCAATCCGGTGACGCTGAATCTGTCGATGATCGCCATCGCTTTCATCGGCCTGCAGCAGCTCGGGGACCTTCCTTCGGCCCGCCGGTGCGTACGCAGACCGGAGAGGAGGGAGGAAGCGTGA